The DNA segment TTTGAAATACATTGTAACAAATTGCGGTAATGTTCCAATATATTTATTAAAACTGTATGTTCATATAATTTGTGAAGAATATGTAAAAGAAGGAAATAAGACCGTGACAAAGTATGTATACAAAGACTATAATATAAATATATATAATTGGTTGAATCCGGGCAAAATTTATAGATATTGTACGTTAATATGTAAGTTAGTCTGTGCATCAATTACCTTATGTTATAAGGCTCTATGTAATACCATGTACTCTACTGTTAACACATAATAATGCGTTTAAGAAAAAGAAAATGCATATGATACTTACAGCAGATGAAGCAACATTTTATTCTCTCTCGCCATTACCAGAAAGAATTCTACCAATTGCAAGAAAGAATAGATATCCTCCCTACGGTTTGAGAAAAATAGAGGCGATTACAAATTCTATAATACTACCACCGTCAAAAATTAGAAAACCAGATATTCTCGGGATTTATGTTAATGACCCGTTAGCGTTAACTCAGCCTTCCTTAGCAATAAAAGAGGCTTTCGGCGAAAATCCGAGGTTCTATTATTCTTTCCAAAAATTTTCTGCAAAAATAAGAGAACTTAAATCAAGATTTAAATTTAAAGTGATCGTTGGAGGTCCAGGGGCATGGGAATTAGTGGAAAAGAAGGAAGATTGGATTGATACTATAGTAGTTGGCGAGGCAGAAAACGTTATTCACAAGGCTATAGCAGAGGATGGTATAATTATAGGAACTCCTGCTGAAAAATTTTACCCAATTAAAGCTCCATCAGCAATGGCTGAAGTTGAAGTTATGAGAGGAAATAGGAAAATTCCCAGGGAAGTAATACTGAGTGAGATGAAAATTCAGTCTATCCAAGGTAAAGTAAATTTGATTTCTCCTGACCTTTTCTCCTACGGCGATGAGGAGGAAATAATTTCCTTATTGAAAATGTCGTCTAAATTCGGTAAGGTATTCTTTAATCAAATAAGCTTGAAAGGAATTAGTAAGGTAGACTTAAGGCAAGTGAGTAGAATATTAAATCTTAATGAGAAGAATTATAGAACTCCAGTACTTAGCAAAGAGCCTGGAGTCTGTAACGTTAAAGTAGAAGGAGACGAGATTAAGGAATTAAATAATAATTTTATTTATCCAATGATTTTTATTCCTTCAGATTCTATTTCCTCGCTTGAGGGCTACAAAGCTTTAGTTATACCTTTACCCAATGAGAGAGATGAATATTATGAGGCATTATATAAATCTTGGAATATAAGCAGAAAAATTATTAAAAATAGAATAATAATTTCATTAGTAGATAAGATCATTTTAAAGAATAAAGAGACAAAAGGCGAATTTTTGAGAAAATTAAACGTAAGAAGTCCTATTTTTCTCTTACAGTTATTCAGTTTATTGCTCAAGAGTTAATGAATGAAGTTTTGTAATATTCTTAAAAATCATATCATAATACGGTAAACTTTTAAATTATGCTTATGAAAATGATTTTATGATAAGAGTAGAAAACCTAGTTAAGTTTTATGGGAATTTTCAAGCTTTGAAGGGGGAAAGTTTTACAGTTAACGATGGCGAAATAGTAGGCTTTGTTGGTTTAAACGGCGCAGGCAAAACTACGACCATTAAGATTGCAACTGGTGTTCTTTATCCTACTTCTGGTGACGTAGTTATAGACGGATATAGCATAACTAAGGATAAGAAAAAGGCCTCAGAAAATGTAGGTTGGGTTCCAGAACTTCCAATTTTTGAGCAGGACGTAAAAGCTTTAGATTATTTTGTTTATATTGCAGGATATTACAAAATTCCTACAAACGAAGCTAGAAGCATGGGGAAAAGGCTGTTTGAGGAAGTAGGTCTTTCAGGAAGAGAAAATGATAAATTAAAGAACTATTCTCAAGGAATGAAGAAGAGGTTTGCCTTAGCAGTTTCTTTAATTTCTAACCCAAAGAATTTCCTATTTGATGAGGTACTTAACGGATTAGATCCGGAAGGCATACAGTTTTTTAGAAATTTAGCATTAAGGCTGAAGAAAGAAGGGAAGGCTATACTATTTTCCTCTCACATACTTTCAGAAGTAGAATCTTTAGCAGATAGAGTAGTGTTTTTGCATAAAGGCAAAATAGTTAAGGAAGAAAGAATGGAAGATTTAAGGAAACTAGTTTCCACAAACGCTTTAAGGGTAATTCTCAATTCTCCGTCAGAGGAAGCACTAAAGGCTTGTAAGGATTTTGGAGAGCCTACATTAAATAACGGAGTAATAATAATACAGAACTTTAAGGGAGATCTAGAGGACGTTGTAAGAGCGTTAAAACCTTACGGAATACTTGATATTGGTTATGTAAGGCAGGATCTTGAAAGCTTGTTCTTCCAAATAATTGGTGGCAATCAATGAATCCCATCATTTATGATTTTAAAAGGTCCTTCTTTAGATTATCTGTTCTCATCTTTTTAGTAGTATTTGCCGTATTAGGCATAGGAATAGGTTATTTAGTTTATAATGCGTCAATAGCAAATTTACCTCGATCTTCATATTATGATTTGAATTTTGTCGGAGTAACTTTTAATTATAATGGAACAGTTATAATTTGCGGATACGTGTTCGATAATCAAGGTAACCCGTTAGTAGCTACGGTAGAGTTGTTAAGTCATACTGGCAAAGTCATATCTATAACGCAAAGTAACTCCTCAGGATTTTTCGTTATTCAAGGTAGTAATGCAAGCTGTATAGCTGTTAAATATTCAACTTATCAAGAAAAGGCTAATATAAGTTCATCTGAGGCATACAAGACCATAAGTATTACACCTCAACAACCATTTCATATAATTTATAATATAACAGAATTTTACAATTATAAATCGAATAGTGGTAATATTCTAGTAATAATTACTGGAGTTAAGGGTTGCGTGGGAAAATTAATTCTTGTCAGCATTTTTAAAAGGGGCATACTTAATTTAACCTTCTATAACGAGAGATTAAAAACCATAGGATCTTGTACTATTAACTATTCCTCTTATATAACTATTACTAAATTAAAAATCAAACCCGGAACACAATTTATTTCCATAGAAGGTGGAAATGCCCCGGCATTTGGATTTAGAACTATGCTTGAATACTATCCTATACCGTATATAGAATACGCAATTAACCAAGGCGTTATTTCAACCTCTTCCTTATTCCAACTATTCTTCCCAATAATAATGATATACCTAGCTTACGTACTTTATTCCAAGCTTATAGATGGCGGAGCAGTAGAGTTTATAATATCGAGACCGTTAACTAGGGCAGACTTTTATCTAACCAGGCTTACCAGCGGATTATTAACTGGAGTAGTGACTAGTATTATATTTAGCTTGATAGTAGGTGATACCTTTTCAGCTTTAGTACATTATTTTCCAAGCTTTGTAGTTAGTATGATGATAATAGAATTAGTTTCAATTCTCAGTTTCTATTACATACTTTCTTTCATGTTAAGCAATTTCATTAAATCTGCGTCAGCAACCCTTGGTATTTCAATAGCATTATTTTTCATTATCAGAATAGTTGAAGGGCTATTGCCAATATTTTTACCGACTAACGTAGTAAATATAGTAGGTTATTACGTAAATCCCACATCCATTTGCTCTGTTGCAATGTACTTATCAACTCATTTAACTTTAGCAGGAGCACCGTTTAATTTAGGAATATCTATAGCTGCACAGTTAGCTTGGCTTATAGGTCTATCATTACTGGGGTACTTAAAGTTCAGAAGGATGGATCTCTGACTTCTCTTAAAGATAAAGGCTTTTCTTTGCCTTAGTTGCAGTTTTAGTAATTTTGTCTCTTTTTATTAAAGGATAATAAAGTAAAGCTGAAAAGAATCCTAATAAGATTAGCTATTAAAGATAATCATTCATTAAAAACCTGCATAAGAAGAACCCAGTACTCTGCTTAATGCAGATAACATTCCGTAAATTCCTATCTCTCTTCCTCTTATATCGTCTCTGGATGATGAGGAAGAAATATTATATACTCACTAATTCTTGATTATGTTGTACAATAACTAAATAAGAATTAAATCTAAATATAAAGGAAATAATCATAAAAAAGTTATATAGATTTAGTAAGAAAAATTTATAAACATAGGTACGCATTTTTTATCATGAACAATTTCCTTCTCCTCTTCGGAATAGCGTTCTCAATGCTTGTCGTAATGATTTACGTAATTTATGAAGTAGAGAAATGGAAGAGCGAAAGAAGAGTACTTACAGCTTTATACATTGAAGGAATGATGTTAACAATGAACATTGGTGCTTACCTTTATATCGCTTACCATTGTCTATTCTATTTTCTAATAATTAACGGGGCTTATGCATTCCTTGGTTTATATTCCATCCTTTCAATTAAAAGTATAAGGAGAAGAGGAGTTATTTACGCGATCTTTTCTCTATTTATGGTTATTTCAGAGTTCTTCATGGGTTCACTATTCGTAGTTCTGCAAACAGGGAAGCCAGTTACGATAGATTCTTCCGTAGAGAACGTTTGGTTTGTGAGCGTAATGCTTGCAGAAATGTCCTTTACTTTCTATTTATCCTTCAGAAAATTAGATAAAATTACTAGAAACTATCTTCTTTCACTACTTTTATTAATGCCTTGGTTCCCTGCACTCTTCCCCAACGTTGTTATACCTTTCTGGGCTTCAGCAATAATAATGATAGGAGCAACCATAATGATATATGAAACGCTTTATAATCAAAGGCTAAGGGCAAATCAAGAGACCTTTACAACAATGGAGTTAATGGCAATATATATGTTAATGATGCTAGGAGAGTTCTTGTACTTTATTTATTCAACTCTTGTAGTATTCGACGTTTCAATGATGATAGCCATGTCTTGGTTTATCTTTAGGTCTCTAGCGGGTCCAAATTCGATAAAAGGAAACTATTTAAGGAATTCTAAATTAGCTTTTGGAATAATATTCCTAACCTTCGTCATGGAATTCTTTATGGGAGGGACACTGGATTTCGTTGAAGGGGTATTTTCTCCCGGAATAAGCGGTTTCATTTCAAGTTTATCGTTACCTTGGTTGCCGTTAAATAATGTACAAGGTGCAATATGGGATTTCATAGATATAGTTGGAAGCGTGCTAGGTAGTGTATGGTTTTTAATAATGATGGGGATAGAAATGGGATTCTTAGCTTTTAAGAAAATGATGGAAATGCACGTCAGGGAAGTTAGAGTAAGGATGATGTTAATGATAATAGCTTATGCTATTTACTCAATTTATATACCTACCTTCTCTCCAATATCTTCTATTTCGCAATACGTTCCTTATTTATGGTCTATGGGAATAGGAACTATTGCTCCGGTAAGTAATTCCGTCCTCGTCGGTCTAATAGGTACTTACGTGGTATATGCAATACTCTCTTTCTTGTTCGGTAGTAGGAATTTATGTGCAGTCACTTGTACTGCGCCTTTAATGTATCAAGGAAACTTTTATGACGCGTTAAAAGTGTATAATAGAACTTCAAGGCTTGGAAAGAAGACCTTAACTTCTAAGCTTTCTCCTTGGTATAAAGCAATAGCCTTAGGGGTTTCGATTTTCGTATTGGCTTCTGCAGTTATATCTTACCTAAACAGCGAGGGAGTCATACATTTTACGGTATATGGTGTAGATATTACCTTACTTATATACTTTATCTGGTTTGACATAATGTGGTATATTCTCTTCATATCTATTCCTTTCCTAGGAACTTTCGCTTGTGTAACTACTGGCTATTGCTACTGGGGAGTATTTAATCAAGCAGTAAGCAGAATAGGATTATTTAGGCTAAAAGTGAAAGACCCTCAACAGTGCTTAAATTGTAAGACTGTGGACTGTGCAAATGCTTGCCCAGTTGGGCTTACTGACATGAGGGCTTACTTCATAAAGAATGGAGAGTTCAAGTCAATGAAATGCATAGGCATAGGAGAATGTGTAAACGCTTGTCCTTATGATAATATCATGTTCTACGACGTTAGACATTGGTTAAGGGAAAAATTTGGTAAAAGTAAGTAGTTGAACATGGGAGACTTTTTCTTACTTTCAATAATTGCTGGAGTAATGGTTGCGATTATCGTATTTTTACTTCACGAGGCTGAGAGAGTAAAGAGTAAGTTAGGCTTTTCTCTAGTTATTTTTGGCTTCGTAATGATGATTACCATGTTTTTAGGTGCGAGCTTTTACTTGCTGTTTCCTAGTAAACTGTCTCTTGCTGAGGCAATATTAATAAATAATTTTACGATGGTTGCCTACATTCTTTTGGTATTCCCTTTCATTAAGAAGTTTAAGGTAAAATTTGAGATGAACTCTATAAGTTCATTAAGTATATCTCTTCTCGCAGTTGCAAATGAGATTTTGATGAGCCTAACTTTTAATATTGCTTGTGAGGTGAACAATTTATTTTACTTTACGTTCAATGGTGGTTGGTTCTTTTATCCTATGATGGTCGAAATGCTTTCAATTTATTTAATTCACTACATCGAGGGTGAGTTTAGGAAAGATTTATTTCCTTTAATAGGTATAACCTCTTTCCCACCCACGCTTATAGACAACATTAAGTGGTTTTATTCGTCCTTGGCTATTTCCTTGGCTTTAAGCGGATTAGGAGTAATAAATAGTAAAGGCTTTATAAGATGGATATATGTAATATTAATTTTATCTTTATTATTACTATTATTCAAGGTTTACATAATCTACGACGTTGCAATTACTGTGTCGATGATAACTTATTATTTCTCACTACTCAGTCAATAAATTCTACCTCTTCTATGCTTTTCTTCGCAAGCTCTTCTTCTCTCCTAAATAATGCCCTAGTTTTGAGGAATTTTGCAGTAGCTATACTAAAACAATCTGCTAATGAAATTGAATGTATACATTTGCATTCTGCAGCATATTTTAAAATTTTAGGTTTGACACCTACTATTTCATAATACCCAGATTTTATTATACTCTTAATAATCTCTTCCGCTTTTTCTTTCCCGATTTTCCTACAAAGAACGTAATATACTTCTGTGAGATTAACAGTGTTGATATAAGGTATAATCTCTTGATTCAATATCTTTTCATAATAATCTCTAAATTCCCCTTCAAGAAACGATAATATAACTCCAGAATCAAGAACTATTTTCGTCTTCTTTACGTCCATTTAAGAGTTCCTCGTATAAATTCGCTCCTTTAGCTATTCCAAATAATTTTTCAGCAGTTTTCCTATCCTTAAACTTCTTCTCAATTAAATAGTTTATAACGTCGTCGTAGGATACTCTCTTACCGGTCTTTTTTTCGAGCATTCCTGCAATTTCTGTAAGCTTCTTCTTAGTTTCTGGCTTTACTTTTATGCTTTCCATATTTTCTACTTTTTCCACCAGATATTTAAGCATTAGTAGAAACTGGAAAGATTAACAATAAAAAGGTCTAGCTAAATAGATACGCGTGAGAAAGGAAGAATTCCTGCTTATACTCTCATCTTCATTGTCAGGATTGATAATGGGTAGTAATTCTATAATTATTTCACTTTATCTTCTCTCTTTGGGTTTATCTGCATTAGAAATTGGAGAATTACTTTCCTTGGGAGTTTTAGTAGGTTCTTTTATTTCTCTCATTTTATCATTTCTTGGCGACCTTTATGGGAGGAAGAAATTTGTCATAATTTCTAGGTTGGCAAGTACAGTATCCTTCTTCTTTCTTTTTCTAGGTATTCCTATTGCATACATATTCTCATTAACCTGGGGTGCGGGCGGACTTCTATTCTCCCTATTAGCAGAAAAATCAGAGAATTTAGATAAATCGCTTGGCCTTAGACAAAGCCTTACCATCTTATTTTCAGTTATAGGTAGTTTGTTTCCAATATTTATAGAATATAAAGGAATACTTCTCTTAGATGTTTTAATAAACCTAATAGCCTTACTCCTAGTTCTTCCAGTAAGGGAAAAGTTCAAGGGTAGTAAAAAGTTAAAGATAAGTAGCGTTAAAGTTGTATCAAAGTTCTCAACAGAGGCAATAATAGGTTTGGGAGCAGGGTTGGTAATCCCATTAATGTCCCTCTGGTTTTATTTAAAGTTCGGAGTAACGGGAGCAGAAATGAGCCCAGTTTTCGCGATATCAGAGTTAACTTTAGCCTTCAGTAGTTACGGCTCTGTTTTATTAGCCGAAAGGCTTGGAAGAGTTAAAACAATAGTTTATACTCATTCCTTGGCCATAGTTCTCCTCTTTCTACTACCCTTGTCGCCAGATTTTTTAATAGCTTCGTTAATATTCGTTAGTAGAAATGTATTAATGAATATGACTTCTCCAGTATTTGAAAGTTTCCTCTTAAGGTTAATTCCTGAGGAAGAAAGGGGAAGAGCAAATGGAATAGTGAACTTTATGGAATCCATACCAAGAGCTATAGGTCCAAGCATAGGAGGTTACTTCTTTAATGAGGGAAATTTAATTCTACCATTCTTCATTACGGGTTTCCTTTACTCCTTCGCTACAATACTTTTCTTTATTTGGTTTAAGAGAGAGGAACATCTTTAAACCTTGTTTCACATATTTATTAAAATGCTAGAGTCAATACTGCCAAACTCAATACTGATTGACGCAGGAAATAGGAAAGAATTTACAGACCCTAACTTTGTAGTATCATTATTCCTACTGCCTTTTATGTACGAGAAAAAGCCGGAAGAGAAAGAATACCTAGAAGTTATTGAAAGCATAAAGTTTGAGTCTTACGACGAATTAAACGAGATAAGGAATAAGGATTTTCCAATGTATGCTACATATTTCCAACAAAAGGTTTTAAACGATTATATCTCTGGAAAGGAATACGCTCGAAACGCTATAAGCTTTTTACTCAACAAGTTTAAAGACGAAAAAGAAGCTGAAAAAATAAAGGAAGAATATGAGGACTTCATTCTAGATAAGTTGTCCTTAAAGGAGCTCTTTAAACCTTCGAGCTACGAAGAGCCAAAATATGTATTCCCCTATGTTTGGAAGTTTTATACTCCAAATTTTGATGAGGCTGTAAAGAAAGTGACCTCTGGGAAGGAAATAGTAAGCAATTACATGGGATTAACTACATACGTAATTTTAGTTTCTAAAGGGCTTTTCCCTTTCTTTAGGCCATACGTCTTCCTATCTAATTCTCCACCTAGAGTAGGCTTAAAGATGGGCGAGGTACTTATAGATCCCGAAGAGATTACGGTAACTCAGCTAAATGAAGACAGGCTTTCTTTTTCAAGAAAATTCCTAGAAATAGAATTAGGAAAATTGGATTCGAAGGAATTATCTTCATTTATAGAATCAAAAAGCGAAACTAGCAAGAGAATATTACTCTCCTCCCTCAGATACGCTAATTGGGCTTTAAAAAAGAGCGGAATTTCCTTAGAAGATGCGGTCCATTTATTTGTTAAATTGAGGGAATTAATTGATGACGTCGAGAGGGATTTTCAGAAGGCGATAGATAATGGCGTGGACTTTAAAGAAATTAAGGAGGAAGTTAAGAGGTACGGTTGGCTAAACCTGGAGGTTTCTCCTGCTGTAAATCCATTAGCATTAAAAAAATCAGTAAGACTTATATCAATTATGAAGGAGATTGGTGACATGTATTTTATTCCTTATTCTATAATAATGAGTGCTATAGTATCTACTTACGTTAGCGGGAAGGACTATAAATTGCTCCTTTATGGATTAAAGACAAACAAATTCATTTAAAAAGTCGAGGCATGAGTCATTTGAAGAAGGCATCCAATCCGCTCTTCCTATTTACAACTTTTTCTATGAACGCGTCACGAATTGGCAAGTATACTTTCTGGTAGAATTCCCTCTGATTTTGTAAAACCTCTTTAGGAAACGAAGAAACGTATTTTACAGTAGCTTCCCAAGCTTTATCGTAAGGGATTACAGCGTTTATTTTCTCCTTAATTTCCCTGTTATAATCTTCTGGAGTTTGCTCCTTATCGCCTATAACGAAAAGCCCGTTCTCTGGATTCTGGTAAACTTGTTCTCCAGCAACTGTTACTAAAATTCTATCTTTCCTAAATTCTGCGGGCAATTTTTGCCCGGTAACTTTAGGAGTGTAACCCTTACCGTAATACTTTGCCCATGCGTAAAATATTGCTCTATTTAATCCAAAAGACTCTGCCTTTGGCAAATCTCCGTAAAGTACATAATACCTTGCAGCCTGGACTATTCCCATTACTTGAAACCTTCCTATTTTACCTTGCGGAGTAGTTCTTCTTTCTGGCTTTATTCCCTCGTGAGTTGGCTTATACTCAAGGATTGCCTTAGAAAGCAATTCCTCAGTTTCGTCTTCTACATACCTTGAGAAGACTCCTTCCTCATGTCTAAAGCTGTCAGGCTTAGCCCAGTCTAAATTGAATTCGTGCAATTTATCTGGAGAAAAACAAACGGCTACATAATTCAATTCCTTGTGGAATGAGAGAGGTGCAGTGAATATTCTCTTTGCATCAATTAGCTCGTCGATTTTAAGTACTCCTCCTGATTCGTCTGAAAGCTTCTTTATTTCGTCCTTAACTTTCTTTAGTACATATTGAACTATTGCGTGGGCTGCAGTCAAAGGATCGTAATCTTTTGGTATAGCATTTTCGTTTATCCTTACGTGAATTCCCTCACCGCTCCATAGTAAATAAACAGACATTGAAACTCCTTCCTTATCTAGGGCAGAAATAATTACATCTGCTGCCTTTATTGCATATTCCCATTTATCTATCTTAGTGTCGATATCAAAGAAAGGGGTATAAGCGAATATTTTGTCTCCACTCACGTTTTCTTTATTCACTTTCTCGTACTTTCCTGCAGTTGCATAAACAGTCCTTGCGTTAAACCTCTTTACTAGAGAAGGAACCTCTTCCGGAGATGATATGGATAAAGGTTCTTTATCGTTATACCTTATCATTGTTTTTCCGTAAAGCGCAATCCACCTATTCTTTGAAAATTCAAAGATCTCCTTTTTTACTACCTCCTTGTTGTAATGAACAAGAAATTGTGATGACATAATTTCTCTAGTTAATACTCGAGTAATAAAATTAAAAAGGGCTATTAGCTTCTTTTATATAGGTAGTTTATTAATATAAATGTAAAAATTATTCTCCACAGTTATTAAAAGTTACATGGAAACGTTATAGCCTATTATCATTTTATTAAGTATATTCTAAATAATCAAATAAATTAATATTTTACTAAATTATACAAAGATTTATATATACGTTTTTATCATATATATCATGATTAGATATGGAAGTGCAAAAGCTTAAAGTTAAATTACCTTCAGGAAAGGAAGTAGGTCTGTTAGATGCCCTACTCTTCTGCTATGACATTTCTGATACTGACTTTAAGGTGTTGAAAGAGCTAATAAAGAACGGACCAAAAAATGAGGATGAGTTAGCAGCAGAGCTAAAGCTAAGCAAAGCTTCAGTTAATAGGTCATTAAATAAATTGCTTTCCATAGGTTTTGTTCAAAGAATGAAAGATCAAAGTTCTAAAGGAGGAAGACCGAGATTTATTTACTCTGCAATAAGTTCTGATGAGCTAGTAAATAAGATCTCAAGGGATTTCGAATATTGCGCAAAAATATTTATAAACATTACACCAGCGGAATTAAAATGAGCTAGATTAAATGCTTTAAAAATACCTTCCTTATTTAATTTTCTCCTTTTAAAGAAATCTAAGTTTCTTATGTAATTCTCAATTTTTTCAAAATTGGAATATCATAAGGATTTGACTTGAATATTGCTCATAAAGGTTCAATTGTTTATCATGAAATAAGACTTAAGATTGCGTATGGAGAGGTGCCCATTCTGACCTCCTCCTGGAAGGGTTTCCCTTCCAAAGGGTTCATCGATTCGGGTGGCTCAGAGAACCATTTGAGGGGACTTTCATTCACCTAGTCCCTTATTGCTGGTTGCTCATACTTGAGCTGGAGAGGAGCGCCACTAGTAGATAAACGAATAAATCTATAAGGGGGCTATCCATCCCCTTTCATCCCTTAACCCCTATCTCTGTAAGCTCTACTATAATTTCATCTAGTTTCTAACATCTCATCCATATTCCTAAAGTTATTCAGAGTTCAAATCCTTGATCAATAATTTTCTAAGAACTTCTCTAACATCCTTAGTCACTTTCTTACCTATTTCGCTTGAAGGCCCTGCAAAATACTCATTTCCTCCAATAGTACCTACAGCTATTGCATCACTTGCAGTTCCAGTAAATAGAAAATTAAGGTCCCTTAAGGCACCACTCTTTGCCTCAGTTATCGACCTAACTAAATCAACTAAGCCGTTTAAATTGAGCGGATAATTTACGAAGGCAGAAATATTTATTGTACAACCCGCATTTTCTCCACTCTCTCCTACTCCAGCAGAAATAAATAACTCTCCCCACGATGTTTGTTTAAATTCGTAATTTTTAGCGGCAGTTATGAATATTATAGTGTTGCCTTCTCTTAACTTCTCAACATCTTCAAAGGCATTTTTACAGTAGTTCTTGTTCACAAATAGTACCTTTATTTTATTAATGAAGTTAATTCCCTCCGGATAAAGTGCGGAGGTAAGTGTTAAGTAAGTCCTTCTTAAATGAAAAACCTTTATCATTAATTTCTTGTATCCACCTAAGTATTTAAGGTGGTTTAACATCTATTGCGACAACTGGACAAACGTTTACGCAGGCCATACAGAATATGCAAGCTTGTTCGTTTATTGGATCAGCCTTCTTTTCTGATGTGTCATACCATTGGAATACGTTTACTGGGCAAGCAGTTATACAAGAGCCGTCGGCAATGCATAAGTCTACTCTAACTACTGTTCCCAAGTTTTTTGGGCGGTTGGTATGGATCGTAAACTTTTATTCCTTGAATTTCTGTAACCACTTTTCTCGTAGTTCTATAATAGGTTCCCTAAATATCTCTCAATAATATGTAGATAAAACTGCTGTAGTGCCTATGCTTCATCTAATATCTTTACTCCTTGTGGTGTACTCATTATCCAGCAATAAAGAGTATATCCAAGTTGTGCTATTCCATTATAGTCATTGAATTCCATTCCTACTTGAATTGCATCTAGGTAATAAGAGCTTTCGTTTATTGTTGGGAATATTTTATTTATCCATTGAAATTCGTCCTTTATAAAGAATGTTAAGGGAATACTAACCTTTCCTTCTAGATTTTGGTTTGATAAATAATATACTCCTATCCAACCGTTAGAAGAACCTGTGTGAGGTAAAATGTAAACAGTAAATGTACACGTAATTTTGCTTCCGTTTACACAAATAGGTACTTGTACTTCTCCCACTTTTATGAAGTAGGAAGAGAGAGTCTCATTGTGGTATAACCAGATCATTAGTTCAATGTCAGGAAAAGCTAAATACGTAGTGTTAGGATTTTGACTTAACCAAATATCATAAGAGAAATCGTCAATGGTGCCTTCCTGCACCCATACCGAGTAGTTGAGGGTAGAGATAATATTAGGTAAACAGTATACCTTTTTAGGTAATACTAAAGAAGGATTTTCTATAGTAGTTCCTGCAAAGGGAAACCATCCTTCATGACCATACATTAATCCAGGATAGCCATCAACTGGGATTGAAGGAGTTATTTTCTCGAAATGCGAAAAATTGACATTAACGTATAAAACTCC comes from the Acidianus infernus genome and includes:
- a CDS encoding adenosylcobinamide amidohydrolase, giving the protein MIKVFHLRRTYLTLTSALYPEGINFINKIKVLFVNKNYCKNAFEDVEKLREGNTIIFITAAKNYEFKQTSWGELFISAGVGESGENAGCTINISAFVNYPLNLNGLVDLVRSITEAKSGALRDLNFLFTGTASDAIAVGTIGGNEYFAGPSSEIGKKVTKDVREVLRKLLIKDLNSE
- a CDS encoding GH12 family glycosyl hydrolase domain-containing protein, encoding MKKNVITSVVLIAVIIVSMTFILLHFLNNNIMHIKSSEKGSNDEVITTASHQEGYFSIIGSYKSDSEYSMGEIYSIDCSFFVSPFLWNLKYADGNANLTFRNGVLYVNVNFSHFEKITPSIPVDGYPGLMYGHEGWFPFAGTTIENPSLVLPKKVYCLPNIISTLNYSVWVQEGTIDDFSYDIWLSQNPNTTYLAFPDIELMIWLYHNETLSSYFIKVGEVQVPICVNGSKITCTFTVYILPHTGSSNGWIGVYYLSNQNLEGKVSIPLTFFIKDEFQWINKIFPTINESSYYLDAIQVGMEFNDYNGIAQLGYTLYCWIMSTPQGVKILDEA